One stretch of Streptomyces hygroscopicus DNA includes these proteins:
- a CDS encoding succinate dehydrogenase gives MSTPTLEKSDQAPEAADATASHLITVTFRIRRFNPEVSDQAVWEDFQIDMDPKERVLDGLHKVKWELDGTLTFRRSCAHGICGSDAMRINGRNRLACKTLIKDINPEQPITVEPIKGLAVLKDLIVDMEPFFQAYRDVMPFLITTGNEPTRERLQSAEDRERFDDTTKCILCAACTSSCPVFWNDGQYFGPAAIVNAHRFIFDSRDEGGEQRLEILNDKDGVWRCRTTFNCTEACPRGIEVTKAIQEVKRALITRRF, from the coding sequence ATGAGCACCCCCACCCTTGAGAAGTCCGACCAGGCCCCCGAGGCGGCCGACGCCACCGCCTCGCACCTGATCACCGTCACCTTCCGGATCCGGCGCTTCAACCCGGAGGTCTCGGACCAGGCGGTCTGGGAGGACTTCCAGATCGACATGGACCCGAAGGAGCGCGTCCTCGACGGTCTCCACAAGGTGAAGTGGGAGCTGGACGGCACCCTGACCTTCCGCCGCTCCTGCGCCCACGGCATCTGCGGATCCGACGCGATGCGGATCAACGGCCGCAACCGGCTGGCCTGCAAGACGCTGATCAAGGACATCAACCCGGAGCAGCCCATCACGGTCGAGCCGATCAAGGGGCTCGCGGTTCTCAAGGACCTGATCGTGGACATGGAGCCGTTCTTCCAGGCGTACCGCGATGTGATGCCCTTCCTGATCACGACGGGCAACGAGCCGACGCGTGAGCGGCTGCAGTCCGCCGAGGACCGCGAGCGGTTCGACGACACCACCAAGTGCATCCTGTGCGCCGCGTGCACCTCCTCGTGCCCGGTGTTCTGGAACGACGGCCAGTACTTCGGCCCGGCGGCGATCGTCAACGCGCACCGCTTCATCTTCGACTCCCGCGACGAGGGCGGTGAGCAGCGGCTGGAGATCCTGAACGACAAGGACGGCGTCTGGCGCTGCCGCACCACCTTCAACTGCACCGAGGCGTGCCCGCGGGGCATCGAGGTCACCAAGGCCATTCAGGAGGTCAAGCGCGCTTTGATCACGCGCCGCTTCTGA
- a CDS encoding teicoplanin resistance protein VanZ: MATAYLLPIKTAAALFPLLALLLLLPTAVVLYRRHGVMSRGRTLSLYGFLYYSLTAFCMTIVPLPKQTGDMCERFAPVAHPQWMPGNTFSDIWKEAHHKVGLNSLVLQNPAVAGTVCNLLLLLPLGVFLRYHFGRSLRATAVIGFVVSMSFELTQWTGVWGLYNCPYRLFDVDDLIVNTAGAVVGWLLAGPVARMLPALEALDGRALAARPVPFGRRLTALVVDVAGYVVASVFAAAVMTYQGGAAPSWIPVGIFVAWFILLPLATGATPGKRLLLLKLVPDDGGPLVPWRLTLRALLLGALVMPFLSGLFLAMLTLLHEPWPSGLFATVRDSGAQGAAAVLTALSPIQLLAVMTGFALTATCARKTLRHPDRLAPHDRISGIHNAPLPHRRAKRAGAQGGGVRAAVQAADQSGPVAVAVARAVDDAPAGDLDRPLVSTGPVGPSGPTGATGSAEVQRSAADSR; the protein is encoded by the coding sequence ATGGCCACCGCCTACCTTCTGCCGATCAAGACCGCCGCCGCGCTCTTCCCGCTGCTGGCACTCTTACTGCTGCTGCCGACAGCCGTCGTCCTGTACCGCCGTCATGGCGTGATGTCCCGGGGGCGGACGCTGTCGCTGTACGGCTTCCTCTACTACTCGCTCACCGCCTTCTGCATGACGATCGTGCCGCTGCCGAAGCAGACCGGCGACATGTGCGAGCGGTTCGCACCCGTGGCCCATCCGCAGTGGATGCCCGGGAACACCTTCAGCGACATCTGGAAAGAGGCCCACCACAAGGTCGGGCTCAACTCGCTCGTCCTCCAGAACCCCGCCGTCGCCGGGACCGTCTGCAATCTGCTGCTGCTTCTGCCGCTCGGTGTCTTCCTGCGCTACCACTTCGGGCGCTCGCTGCGCGCCACCGCCGTGATCGGCTTCGTGGTCTCGATGTCCTTCGAGCTGACGCAGTGGACCGGGGTGTGGGGCCTGTACAACTGCCCGTACCGGCTCTTCGACGTGGACGACCTGATCGTCAACACGGCGGGTGCGGTGGTCGGTTGGCTGCTGGCCGGGCCGGTCGCGCGGATGCTGCCCGCCCTGGAGGCGCTGGACGGGCGGGCGCTGGCGGCACGTCCGGTGCCCTTCGGGCGGCGGCTTACGGCGCTGGTCGTGGATGTGGCCGGATATGTCGTCGCATCGGTGTTTGCCGCGGCCGTGATGACCTATCAGGGCGGCGCGGCCCCCTCATGGATACCGGTCGGAATCTTCGTGGCCTGGTTCATCCTCCTGCCGCTGGCGACCGGCGCGACCCCCGGAAAGCGGCTGTTGCTGCTGAAGCTGGTGCCGGACGACGGCGGCCCGCTGGTGCCCTGGCGGCTGACGCTGCGCGCGCTGCTGCTCGGGGCGCTGGTGATGCCGTTCCTGTCGGGGCTGTTCCTGGCCATGCTGACCCTGCTGCACGAGCCGTGGCCGTCCGGTCTGTTCGCCACCGTCCGCGACTCGGGCGCCCAGGGCGCGGCGGCGGTCCTTACGGCGCTGAGCCCCATCCAACTGCTGGCGGTGATGACCGGGTTCGCACTGACCGCCACCTGCGCACGGAAGACGCTGCGCCACCCGGACCGGCTGGCCCCGCACGACCGTATCTCGGGCATTCACAACGCCCCGCTGCCGCACCGCCGCGCCAAGCGGGCCGGCGCGCAGGGTGGCGGCGTACGGGCCGCCGTGCAGGCCGCCGACCAGTCGGGGCCGGTCGCGGTGGCGGTGGCGCGGGCCGTCGACGACGCACCGGCGGGGGACCTCGACCGTCCGCTGGTCAGCACGGGTCCCGTCGGTCCCAGCGGGCCTACCGGTGCCACCGGCTCGGCGGAGGTTCAGCGGTCCGCCGCCGACTCGCGCTGA
- a CDS encoding membrane protein, producing MVVLYVLIALAVVGLLTGVHWYVWRRLVGDTTARGGWVRRTGTAAAFVLPLMSVGAVISGRAGAPFALQRVLAWPGYLWLALLLYLTLALLVGEAVRPLLRAWLSRRDSAKSAKSADVRSTEGPAADADAAAAAGRTTDAGSAVTADKTGAVGPAPAAVRTEGREGAVAGDGAGGDGPTAAVASNGGGGALASEGASGGVPTALADDSGAAATVVPDGGATALASGTVAARDGAGWAGRAAVDSPVAALDGPTGRASEGAAGLVKDAVGDGEGAAVASGAAAGSVSGGAAEAAADGAAPAASRRLFVARAVAVGATAVAAGTVGYGTNTVLRGPRVKRITVPLAKLPRQAHGFRIAVVSDIHLGPILGRAHTQRVVEAVNRTNPDLIAVVGDLVDGSVADLGPAAEPLRALRARHGSYFVTGNHEYYSGAEEWVDHVRELGLRPLENEHTELPGFDLAGVNDVAGESEGQGPDFGKALGDRDRSRASVLLAHQPVVIHDAVKAGVDLQLSGHTHGGQVWPGTYVAELANPTAAGLERYGDTQLYVTRGAGAWGPPVRVGAPPDVTVVELASTRT from the coding sequence ATGGTCGTGCTCTACGTCCTGATCGCGCTGGCCGTCGTGGGTCTGCTGACCGGCGTCCACTGGTATGTGTGGCGGCGGCTGGTCGGCGACACGACGGCGCGCGGGGGGTGGGTGCGCCGTACGGGCACGGCGGCGGCCTTCGTGCTGCCGCTGATGAGCGTCGGCGCGGTGATCTCGGGCCGCGCGGGTGCGCCCTTCGCGCTCCAGCGCGTCCTGGCCTGGCCGGGCTACCTCTGGCTGGCTCTGCTCCTGTACCTGACCCTCGCCCTGCTCGTGGGCGAGGCGGTACGGCCCTTGCTGCGCGCATGGCTGAGCCGTCGTGACTCCGCCAAGTCCGCCAAGTCCGCTGATGTGCGGTCGACCGAGGGCCCGGCGGCGGATGCGGATGCGGCTGCCGCCGCCGGGCGGACAACGGATGCCGGTTCGGCCGTGACCGCCGACAAGACCGGCGCCGTCGGCCCCGCCCCGGCGGCCGTCCGCACGGAGGGCCGCGAGGGCGCGGTGGCCGGGGACGGCGCGGGCGGGGACGGCCCCACCGCCGCCGTCGCGAGCAACGGCGGCGGTGGGGCGCTGGCATCCGAGGGGGCGTCGGGCGGGGTGCCGACGGCGCTCGCCGACGACAGCGGGGCCGCCGCGACGGTGGTGCCCGACGGCGGGGCCACAGCTCTGGCCAGCGGCACGGTGGCGGCCAGAGACGGCGCGGGCTGGGCTGGCAGGGCGGCCGTGGACAGCCCGGTGGCCGCCTTGGACGGCCCCACGGGTCGGGCGTCGGAAGGCGCCGCGGGCCTGGTGAAGGACGCGGTCGGGGACGGCGAGGGCGCGGCTGTGGCGAGCGGAGCGGCGGCCGGAAGCGTCTCGGGCGGGGCTGCGGAGGCCGCTGCGGACGGCGCGGCGCCCGCCGCCTCCCGGCGGCTGTTTGTCGCGCGGGCCGTGGCCGTCGGTGCCACGGCCGTGGCCGCCGGAACGGTGGGGTACGGGACGAACACCGTGCTGCGCGGGCCGCGGGTCAAGAGGATCACCGTGCCGCTCGCCAAGCTGCCGCGCCAGGCGCACGGCTTCCGGATCGCCGTCGTCAGCGATATCCACCTCGGGCCGATCCTGGGCCGCGCCCACACCCAGCGGGTCGTCGAGGCGGTCAACCGCACCAACCCCGACCTCATCGCCGTCGTCGGCGACCTCGTGGACGGCAGCGTCGCGGACCTCGGCCCTGCCGCCGAGCCGCTGCGCGCACTGCGCGCCCGTCACGGCAGCTACTTCGTCACGGGCAACCACGAGTACTACTCGGGCGCCGAGGAGTGGGTGGACCATGTGCGCGAGCTGGGCCTGCGTCCCCTGGAGAACGAGCACACCGAGCTGCCCGGCTTCGATCTCGCCGGGGTGAACGACGTCGCGGGCGAGAGCGAGGGGCAGGGCCCCGACTTCGGCAAGGCGCTCGGCGACCGCGACCGCTCGCGTGCCTCCGTGCTGCTCGCCCATCAGCCCGTGGTGATCCACGACGCGGTGAAGGCGGGCGTCGATCTCCAGTTGTCCGGCCACACCCACGGCGGTCAGGTGTGGCCCGGCACCTATGTGGCCGAGCTCGCCAACCCCACCGCCGCCGGTCTCGAGCGGTACGGCGACACCCAGCTCTATGTGACCCGTGGCGCGGGCGCCTGGGGCCCGCCGGTACGCGTCGGGGCGCCACCGGACGTCACCGTCGTGGAGCTGGCCTCGACCCGTACCTGA
- a CDS encoding D-Ala-D-Ala carboxypeptidase, producing the protein MIASSRCTQKYVVGSPESSKASPLASFHKFLTKVNQMTQLQTPKASRNQDTGRLSFMGSSMGTAPDTSTRGSAVNTSALLSLSSATPGTFTSVPTPSFTSTHVRDRTRKSTGKSTRTSSRRTPARRAAAPLAATAAALLLCGPLAAAPAHAADQPGGSTEAVKPPARMSTVGGKRLGRPGTQVDPKAGAPALPKQLSGKSWLVADAESGDVLASHNAHWQLPPASTLKMLFADTLLPKMPKTKTHKVQLSDLEGMGEGSSLVGVKENYTYSVHDLWLGVFLRSGNDAVHVLSAMNGGVPATVSEMQAHAKHLNARDTHVVTPDGYDEKGQVSSAYDLTLFARSGLQKADFREYCSTATAQFPGTFEKGKKKRSSFGIQNTNRLLTGFGVEPYKGIAGVKNGNTTNAGATFTGVAQRGSRVLLVTVMNPQEKEANEVYKETARLFDWGFKAAGSVNPVGTLVRPGAAGANHPSAGGEDGHKRAQASVSTDNGGSGGAWTAVGIAGGSLALLGAVAFGVHRRWPLPELVRRRSRD; encoded by the coding sequence GTGATCGCGAGCAGCAGATGCACCCAAAAGTACGTGGTGGGGTCGCCGGAGTCGTCGAAGGCGAGTCCGCTGGCGTCCTTCCACAAATTTTTGACAAAGGTGAACCAGATGACCCAGCTCCAGACCCCGAAGGCGAGCAGGAACCAGGACACGGGGCGGCTGAGCTTCATGGGATCCAGTATGGGCACGGCCCCGGATACCTCCACGCGGGGGTCTGCCGTCAATACGTCGGCGCTGCTGTCGCTCTCCTCAGCGACGCCAGGTACGTTCACCTCCGTGCCCACACCTTCCTTCACCAGCACTCACGTCCGAGACCGCACCCGTAAGAGCACCGGCAAGAGCACCCGCACGAGCAGTCGCCGTACCCCCGCCCGCCGCGCCGCCGCGCCGCTGGCCGCCACCGCCGCCGCCCTCCTGCTGTGCGGGCCGCTCGCCGCCGCCCCGGCGCACGCCGCCGATCAGCCGGGCGGCTCCACCGAGGCGGTCAAGCCGCCCGCCCGTATGTCCACGGTGGGCGGGAAGCGGCTCGGCCGCCCCGGCACCCAGGTGGACCCCAAGGCGGGCGCGCCCGCGCTGCCCAAGCAGCTCAGCGGAAAGTCCTGGCTGGTGGCCGACGCCGAGTCCGGCGATGTGCTCGCCTCGCACAACGCCCACTGGCAGCTCCCGCCCGCGTCCACCTTGAAGATGCTGTTCGCGGACACGCTGCTGCCGAAGATGCCGAAGACGAAGACCCACAAGGTGCAGCTGTCCGACCTGGAGGGGATGGGTGAAGGCAGCAGCCTGGTCGGCGTCAAGGAGAACTACACCTACTCGGTCCACGACCTGTGGCTCGGCGTCTTCCTGCGCTCGGGCAACGACGCGGTGCATGTGCTGTCGGCCATGAACGGCGGTGTCCCGGCGACCGTAAGCGAGATGCAGGCACACGCGAAGCATCTGAACGCCAGGGACACCCATGTGGTCACACCCGACGGCTACGACGAGAAGGGCCAGGTCAGCAGCGCGTACGACCTGACCCTCTTCGCCCGTTCGGGGCTGCAGAAGGCGGACTTCCGGGAGTACTGCTCGACGGCGACCGCGCAGTTCCCCGGCACGTTCGAAAAGGGCAAGAAGAAGCGCTCCAGCTTCGGCATCCAGAACACCAACCGGCTGTTGACCGGCTTCGGCGTCGAGCCCTACAAGGGCATCGCCGGGGTCAAGAACGGCAACACCACGAACGCGGGCGCCACCTTCACCGGAGTCGCCCAGCGCGGAAGCCGGGTGCTGCTGGTCACCGTCATGAATCCGCAGGAGAAGGAGGCGAACGAGGTCTACAAGGAGACCGCGAGGCTCTTCGACTGGGGCTTCAAGGCGGCGGGCTCGGTGAACCCGGTCGGCACCCTCGTCCGCCCCGGCGCGGCGGGCGCGAACCACCCCTCGGCCGGCGGCGAGGACGGCCACAAGCGCGCCCAGGCGTCCGTCTCCACGGACAACGGGGGCTCCGGCGGGGCATGGACCGCGGTGGGTATCGCGGGCGGCTCACTGGCGCTGCTGGGCGCGGTGGCCTTCGGGGTGCACCGCCGCTGGCCGCTGCCGGAGCTGGTGCGGCGCCGCTCGCGCGACTGA
- a CDS encoding membrane protein: MLIMESLTRLPVVGPAMAWLMRTHAWRTYERLDRVHWTRLAAAITFTSFIAFFPLIAVGAAIGAATLSQAQMAQLQKKIAQQIPGISGQLDLGALVQNAATIGVVAGALLLFTGISWVGSLRECLRAVWELEEDPGNPLVRKVKDAFVLIGLGGVALVSFAVSALAATAVGRIVRLIGIPENGIGGWLLRIAAFAIAVCADLVLLSYVLTWLPGVQPPRRTVVVAALIGAIGLELLKVLLSSYLKDVAAKSMYGAFGVPIALLLWMNFTAKLTLYCAAWTATPPAAQAEREAEWAAEADRAQPSDADKAEPSGPDQAEPFEPGRTQPSEPEVEKPRARRPEGPQAAA, encoded by the coding sequence TTGCTGATCATGGAATCGTTGACCCGGCTGCCCGTCGTCGGCCCCGCGATGGCCTGGCTGATGCGCACCCACGCCTGGCGTACCTACGAACGGCTGGACCGCGTCCACTGGACCCGGCTCGCCGCCGCGATCACGTTCACCAGCTTCATCGCCTTCTTCCCGCTCATCGCCGTCGGGGCGGCGATCGGCGCGGCGACGCTCAGCCAAGCGCAGATGGCCCAGTTGCAGAAGAAGATCGCCCAGCAGATCCCGGGTATCTCCGGCCAGCTCGACCTGGGCGCACTCGTCCAGAACGCCGCCACGATCGGAGTCGTCGCCGGCGCCCTGCTGCTGTTCACCGGCATCAGCTGGGTGGGCTCGCTGCGCGAGTGCCTGCGCGCGGTATGGGAGCTGGAGGAGGACCCCGGCAACCCGCTGGTGCGCAAGGTCAAGGACGCCTTCGTGCTGATCGGGCTGGGCGGTGTGGCGCTCGTGTCGTTCGCCGTGTCCGCCCTGGCCGCCACCGCCGTGGGCCGGATCGTCCGGCTCATCGGCATCCCCGAGAACGGGATCGGCGGCTGGCTGCTGCGGATCGCCGCGTTCGCCATCGCCGTCTGCGCCGACCTCGTGCTGCTGAGCTACGTCCTGACCTGGCTCCCCGGCGTGCAGCCGCCCCGCCGTACGGTCGTGGTCGCCGCGCTCATCGGCGCGATCGGCCTCGAACTGCTCAAGGTGCTGCTCAGCAGCTATCTGAAGGACGTGGCGGCCAAGAGCATGTACGGGGCCTTCGGGGTGCCCATCGCCCTGCTGCTGTGGATGAACTTCACCGCGAAACTCACGCTGTACTGCGCCGCCTGGACCGCCACCCCGCCCGCCGCCCAGGCCGAGCGCGAGGCCGAATGGGCGGCGGAGGCGGACAGGGCCCAGCCGTCCGACGCGGACAAAGCCGAGCCGTCCGGGCCGGACCAGGCCGAGCCGTTCGAGCCGGGCCGGACCCAGCCGTCCGAGCCGGAGGTCGAAAAGCCCCGCGCCCGCAGGCCCGAAGGCCCGCAGGCGGCGGCGTGA
- a CDS encoding short-chain dehydrogenase, with translation MKDVVGSPQSVLVLGGTSEIALATVRRLISRRARTVWLAGRPSPALESAARQLRDLGAETLTVPFDALAPEAHEVTLGKVFAEGDIDLVLLAFGILGVQAREETDPPAAVRVAQTNYTGAVSAALICANAMRRQGHGSLVVLSSAAAGRVRRTDFIHASAKAGLDAFAQGLGEALRGTGVHVMVVRPGFVRTKLTAGLRPAPLATTPQAVAEAIEEGLRRRAAIVWAPGALRLTMAARRLLPRSVSRLSGPR, from the coding sequence ATGAAGGACGTAGTCGGTTCCCCGCAGTCGGTGCTCGTCCTGGGCGGCACGTCCGAGATCGCCCTGGCGACCGTCCGCCGCCTGATCAGCCGTCGCGCCCGTACGGTCTGGCTGGCCGGCCGCCCCTCTCCCGCCCTGGAGTCGGCCGCCCGGCAGCTGCGGGACCTCGGTGCCGAGACCCTTACGGTGCCCTTCGACGCGCTCGCGCCCGAGGCCCACGAGGTGACCCTCGGCAAGGTCTTCGCCGAGGGCGACATCGATCTGGTGCTGCTGGCCTTCGGCATCCTGGGCGTCCAGGCGCGGGAGGAGACCGATCCCCCGGCGGCGGTCCGCGTCGCCCAGACCAACTACACCGGCGCCGTCTCCGCGGCCCTGATCTGCGCCAACGCCATGCGCCGCCAGGGCCACGGCTCGCTGGTGGTGCTCTCCTCGGCCGCCGCCGGACGGGTCCGCCGCACCGACTTCATCCACGCCTCCGCCAAGGCCGGTCTCGACGCGTTCGCGCAGGGGCTGGGCGAGGCGCTGCGCGGCACGGGCGTCCATGTGATGGTCGTCCGCCCCGGCTTCGTCCGTACGAAGCTCACGGCCGGGCTGCGGCCCGCGCCGCTGGCCACCACGCCCCAGGCGGTCGCCGAGGCCATCGAGGAGGGGCTGCGGCGGCGCGCCGCGATCGTCTGGGCACCGGGCGCGCTGCGGCTGACGATGGCGGCACGCCGCCTGCTGCCCCGGTCCGTCTCCCGCCTGAGCGGGCCCCGGTAG
- a CDS encoding phosphoesterase, which yields MGTVTLGVSIAVPEPYGSFLQERRAGFGDPAAHGIPTHVTLLPPTEVDASALPAVEDHLARVAAEGRPFPMRLEGTGTFRPLSPVVFVRIVEGAEECAVLQERIRVESGPCARELQFPYHPHVTIAHGIDEGAMDRAYVELKEYEAAWTITGFALYEQGADGVWRLDREYPFGSDEQPDGASPVVPRQAGLSRPAAPH from the coding sequence GTGGGGACCGTAACGCTCGGCGTTTCGATCGCGGTCCCGGAGCCGTACGGCAGCTTCCTCCAGGAGCGGCGCGCGGGCTTCGGGGACCCGGCCGCCCATGGCATCCCCACTCACGTCACCCTCTTGCCACCGACCGAGGTCGACGCCTCGGCACTGCCCGCCGTGGAGGACCATCTGGCGCGGGTCGCGGCCGAGGGGCGGCCGTTCCCGATGCGGCTGGAGGGCACCGGCACCTTCCGGCCGCTCTCGCCGGTCGTCTTCGTCAGGATCGTCGAGGGCGCGGAGGAGTGCGCGGTGCTGCAGGAGCGGATCCGGGTGGAGTCCGGGCCGTGCGCGCGGGAGCTGCAGTTCCCGTACCACCCGCATGTCACGATCGCCCACGGCATCGACGAGGGGGCGATGGACCGGGCGTACGTCGAGCTCAAGGAGTACGAGGCCGCCTGGACGATCACCGGCTTCGCGCTGTACGAGCAGGGGGCGGACGGGGTTTGGCGGCTGGACCGCGAGTACCCCTTCGGCTCGGACGAACAGCCCGATGGCGCCTCGCCCGTGGTGCCCCGTCAGGCCGGTCTCTCCCGTCCGGCCGCGCCCCACTAG
- a CDS encoding tryptophanyl-tRNA synthetase produces MALDRPRALSGIQPTAGSFHLGNYLGAIRQYVALQETHDAFYTVVDLHAITVPQDPAELRANSRLAAAQLLASGLDPDRCTLFIQSHVPEHAQLGWVMNCLTGFGEASRMTQFKDKSARQGADRATVGLFTYPILQVADILLYQANHVPVGEDQRQHIELTRDLADRFNGRFGETFTVPEAYIVKETGKIYDLQDPTIKMSKSASTPKGIVSLLDEPKVSAKKIKSAVTDLETEIRYDEEKKPGVSNLLTIYSTLTGTAIPELESRYEGKGYGALKTELSEVLVEWVTPFRERTQEYLADPATLDGILAKGAEKARAVAAETLAAAYDKVGFLPPAR; encoded by the coding sequence ATGGCCCTCGATCGTCCCCGTGCGCTCTCCGGTATCCAGCCCACCGCAGGTTCCTTCCACCTCGGCAACTACCTCGGTGCGATCCGGCAGTACGTCGCGCTGCAGGAGACCCACGACGCGTTCTACACCGTGGTCGACCTGCACGCGATCACCGTGCCGCAGGATCCGGCGGAGCTGCGCGCCAACAGCCGGCTCGCCGCCGCCCAGCTGCTCGCCTCCGGCCTGGACCCGGACCGCTGCACGCTCTTCATCCAGAGCCATGTGCCCGAGCACGCCCAGCTCGGGTGGGTGATGAACTGTCTCACCGGCTTCGGCGAGGCGTCCCGGATGACGCAGTTCAAGGACAAGTCGGCCAGGCAGGGCGCCGACCGGGCCACCGTCGGCCTCTTCACCTATCCGATCCTGCAGGTCGCGGACATCCTGCTCTACCAGGCCAACCACGTCCCGGTCGGCGAGGACCAGCGCCAGCACATCGAGCTCACCCGGGATCTGGCCGACCGCTTCAACGGCCGCTTCGGCGAGACCTTCACCGTCCCCGAGGCGTACATCGTCAAGGAGACGGGGAAGATCTACGACCTCCAGGACCCGACGATCAAGATGAGCAAGTCGGCGTCCACGCCGAAGGGGATCGTCAGCCTCCTCGATGAGCCCAAGGTCTCGGCGAAGAAGATCAAGAGCGCGGTGACCGACCTCGAGACGGAGATCCGCTACGACGAGGAGAAGAAGCCGGGCGTCAGCAATCTGCTGACCATCTACTCCACCCTGACCGGCACCGCCATCCCGGAGTTGGAGAGCCGCTACGAGGGCAAGGGCTACGGCGCGCTCAAGACCGAGCTCTCCGAGGTGCTGGTCGAGTGGGTCACGCCGTTCCGCGAGCGGACCCAGGAATACCTCGCCGACCCCGCGACGTTGGACGGCATCCTGGCCAAGGGAGCCGAGAAGGCCCGAGCCGTCGCCGCCGAGACGCTGGCCGCCGCCTACGACAAGGTGGGTTTCCTGCCTCCCGCGCGCTGA
- a CDS encoding serine hydroxymethyltransferase → MSLPLSHPALSAADPELASLVGSEELLQSETLRLIPSENYVSAAVLEASGTVLQNKYSEGYAGRRYYEGQQIIDQVETLAINRAKAVFGTEHANVQPYSGSPANLAVYLAFAQPGDTVMGMSLPMGGHLTHGWGVSATGTWFRGVRYGVRQDTGAIDFDQVRELALEERPKLIFCGGTAVPRTIDFAAFAEIAREVDAVLVADIAHIAGLIAGGAHPSPVPYADVISTTTHKTLRGPRGAMLMARETHAKAIDKAVFPGLQGGPHNQTTAAIAVALHEAAQPAFRDYAHAVVANAKALAEELLARGFDLVSGGTDNHLILMDLTPKEVPGKVAAKALDQAGIVVNYNTVPYDPRKPFDPSGIRIGTPSLTSRGLSTEHMPAVADWIDRGVTAAKSGDQGALIKIRAEVSELMAGYPAPGLPTG, encoded by the coding sequence ATGAGCCTGCCCCTTTCCCATCCCGCCCTGTCGGCCGCCGACCCCGAACTCGCCTCCCTCGTCGGCTCCGAGGAGCTGCTGCAGTCCGAAACCCTGCGCCTGATTCCGAGCGAGAACTATGTCTCCGCCGCCGTCCTGGAAGCCTCCGGGACGGTGCTGCAGAACAAGTACAGCGAGGGCTACGCCGGCCGCCGCTACTACGAGGGCCAGCAGATCATCGACCAGGTGGAGACCCTGGCGATCAACCGGGCCAAGGCCGTCTTCGGCACCGAGCACGCCAATGTGCAGCCCTACTCCGGCTCGCCCGCCAACCTCGCGGTCTATCTGGCCTTCGCCCAGCCCGGTGACACCGTGATGGGCATGTCACTGCCCATGGGCGGTCATCTCACCCACGGCTGGGGCGTCTCCGCCACCGGCACCTGGTTCCGCGGCGTCCGGTACGGGGTGCGCCAGGACACCGGCGCGATCGACTTCGACCAGGTGCGCGAGCTGGCCCTCGAGGAGCGGCCCAAGCTGATCTTCTGCGGTGGCACGGCGGTGCCCCGCACGATCGACTTCGCCGCCTTCGCGGAGATCGCCCGCGAGGTGGACGCGGTGCTCGTCGCCGATATCGCGCATATCGCCGGTCTGATCGCGGGCGGCGCCCACCCCTCGCCCGTTCCGTATGCCGATGTCATCTCCACCACCACTCATAAGACGCTCCGGGGTCCGCGCGGCGCGATGCTGATGGCGCGCGAGACCCATGCCAAGGCCATCGACAAGGCCGTTTTCCCCGGGCTGCAGGGCGGTCCGCACAACCAGACCACCGCCGCCATCGCGGTGGCCCTGCACGAGGCCGCCCAGCCCGCCTTCCGTGACTACGCCCATGCCGTGGTCGCCAACGCCAAGGCGCTCGCCGAGGAGCTGCTCGCCCGCGGCTTCGATCTGGTCTCCGGTGGCACCGACAACCATCTGATCCTGATGGACCTGACGCCCAAGGAGGTGCCTGGCAAGGTCGCGGCCAAGGCCCTGGACCAGGCCGGGATCGTGGTGAACTACAACACCGTCCCCTACGACCCGCGCAAGCCCTTCGACCCCTCCGGCATCCGGATCGGCACCCCCTCCCTCACCTCGCGCGGTCTGTCCACCGAGCACATGCCCGCCGTGGCCGACTGGATCGACCGCGGGGTGACCGCCGCGAAGAGCGGTGACCAGGGCGCCCTCATCAAGATCAGGGCCGAGGTGTCCGAGCTGATGGCGGGCTACCCGGCTCCCGGTCTGCCGACCGGCTGA